The Desulfomicrobium apsheronum genome includes a region encoding these proteins:
- a CDS encoding FKBP-type peptidyl-prolyl cis-trans isomerase — protein sequence MTLAAGTKVLVHYTGTLDDGTQFDSSRERDPLEITLGQDMVIPGFEKAILDLEPGQSVTVTIPEEEAYGPHNEEMVIRVPKTSFPPEIVPTVGEQLVLRSPDGNELPALIVDVDDDEATLDANHPLAGFALTFEIELVSVG from the coding sequence ATGACACTTGCAGCTGGAACCAAAGTACTGGTTCACTACACGGGCACGCTCGACGACGGCACCCAGTTCGACTCCTCCCGGGAACGCGATCCCCTGGAGATCACTCTTGGCCAGGACATGGTCATCCCCGGCTTCGAAAAAGCCATCCTCGATCTTGAGCCCGGCCAGAGCGTCACCGTGACCATCCCGGAAGAAGAGGCCTACGGCCCGCACAACGAGGAAATGGTCATCCGCGTTCCCAAGACGTCCTTTCCCCCGGAGATCGTTCCCACCGTCGGCGAACAGCTGGTGCTGCGCTCCCCCGACGGCAACGAACTCCCGGCCCTCATCGTCGACGTCGATGACGACGAAGCCACCCTGGACGCCAACCACCCCCTGGCCGGATTCGCCCTGACCTTCGAGATCGAGCTGGTCAGCGTAGGCTAA